One window of the Deinococcus aerius genome contains the following:
- a CDS encoding NPCBM/NEW2 domain-containing protein, with product MKLLNVGRLIAGACLTLLLASCAGQSPGAAPPEVDSYANDTSYPWAYNAPPGPLTPLSLTPGENNLYYEPILAASNSWGPIEIDRSNGDRYAGDGRTLTLDGKTYTRGYGTHASSEMRFSLKGTGAVCTRFTADVGVDDEVGNRGSVAFQVYLDGVKAYDSGTMTGASATKTVDLNIRDRQELRLVVTNAGDGIHYDHSDWASPKIFCQAVKPPEPRLMVVIDPTLQPSVSELPGWDGVTPQPLATLAGEDGEQADFVANALIVSTNEASVLQGFLSRWQGKILRTIDASALGVPDLPRQYLVQVNSSAADPATLIPTLQALDPNAQGALRVSSQEALRLLTVAAREAALGLVVGIDGVGRADTFMDKQSLEAPTGPGSYSPNAFDWNFLNTGSTQDIGVTEAWRLLEVKGKLGNKINLAILDGGFRINQDFPEGNLASAIPGVPADRSRLGGCSGGSCPWHGTSVLQAAMAVPDNGFGTAGPAGPIARFWAWYAVEYVSQTEAMLLARLNGVRIVNISNSQGVPSYLTWALTPWDLTTRALRSSGLLIFASAGNEGKDVDAQYCPLGICTGIEKTWFSPCENNGVICVGGLADNSKNRRKSSNYGGEDVDIFAPFSVFIGPDPDHPLNAARVERGTSLSSPYAAGVAALIWAADPSLSANEVERILLTTAHRSPDRQVRRYVNAFAAVQQVLGPFPMNRPPVVTIKSPLAGAGVQPDQPVLLSGSAVDPEGAGVVSYAWEVTFKDMSGQSVTKWVGQDPEMMWVPQSTLPIPRGCQGR from the coding sequence ATGAAGCTGCTGAATGTTGGCCGTCTCATTGCAGGCGCCTGCCTTACGCTTCTGCTTGCCTCTTGCGCTGGCCAATCTCCGGGGGCAGCCCCCCCGGAGGTTGACTCCTACGCCAACGACACGTCCTACCCCTGGGCGTATAACGCGCCTCCCGGTCCGCTGACGCCCCTCAGTCTCACCCCCGGCGAGAACAACCTGTACTACGAACCCATTCTTGCAGCCAGTAACAGCTGGGGTCCCATCGAGATCGACCGCAGCAACGGGGACCGCTACGCGGGCGACGGCCGGACCTTGACGCTGGATGGCAAGACGTACACTCGGGGCTATGGAACCCACGCGAGCAGCGAAATGCGGTTCAGCCTCAAGGGGACGGGAGCGGTCTGCACCCGCTTCACCGCGGACGTCGGAGTGGACGATGAGGTGGGAAACCGGGGCAGCGTGGCGTTCCAGGTCTACCTGGACGGCGTCAAGGCTTACGACTCCGGGACGATGACCGGAGCGAGTGCAACCAAGACGGTGGACCTGAACATTCGGGACAGGCAGGAGTTGCGTTTGGTCGTGACCAATGCGGGGGACGGCATCCACTATGACCACTCGGACTGGGCCAGTCCAAAGATCTTCTGCCAAGCGGTCAAACCGCCCGAGCCCCGCCTGATGGTCGTCATTGATCCTACCCTTCAACCGTCCGTGTCAGAACTACCCGGTTGGGACGGCGTAACGCCTCAACCCCTCGCCACCCTCGCTGGCGAGGACGGGGAACAGGCAGATTTCGTGGCGAACGCGTTGATTGTGAGTACGAATGAAGCTTCTGTTTTGCAAGGCTTTCTCAGTCGGTGGCAGGGCAAGATCCTGCGGACGATTGACGCGAGTGCCCTGGGTGTCCCGGACTTGCCTCGTCAATACCTCGTGCAGGTGAACTCGAGCGCGGCTGACCCTGCAACGTTGATTCCCACACTGCAGGCGCTGGATCCCAACGCTCAGGGAGCCCTACGAGTGTCCAGTCAGGAGGCTCTGCGTCTCCTGACGGTCGCCGCCCGGGAAGCGGCGCTCGGCCTGGTCGTGGGGATTGATGGGGTGGGACGCGCTGATACGTTCATGGACAAACAGTCGCTCGAGGCTCCCACTGGTCCGGGCAGCTACAGCCCGAATGCCTTCGACTGGAATTTCCTCAACACCGGAAGTACGCAGGATATTGGGGTGACCGAAGCGTGGCGGTTGCTGGAGGTCAAGGGCAAGTTGGGCAACAAGATCAACCTGGCGATTCTGGATGGGGGGTTCCGTATCAATCAGGACTTCCCAGAAGGCAACCTTGCCTCAGCGATTCCCGGTGTGCCTGCCGACCGTTCCCGGTTGGGCGGCTGCTCCGGAGGCTCTTGCCCGTGGCACGGCACCAGTGTGCTTCAGGCAGCCATGGCTGTCCCGGATAATGGCTTCGGTACCGCTGGCCCGGCTGGCCCCATCGCCAGATTCTGGGCGTGGTACGCCGTGGAATATGTCTCCCAAACGGAAGCCATGCTGCTCGCCCGGCTCAACGGTGTTCGCATCGTGAACATAAGCAACAGCCAGGGCGTGCCGTCCTATCTCACCTGGGCGCTTACTCCTTGGGATTTGACGACCCGTGCCCTACGCAGCAGCGGCCTTCTCATCTTTGCGTCCGCTGGGAACGAGGGCAAAGACGTGGATGCCCAGTACTGCCCACTGGGCATCTGCACCGGCATCGAGAAGACTTGGTTCTCGCCGTGCGAGAATAATGGTGTCATTTGTGTGGGCGGCCTAGCTGACAACTCAAAAAATCGCCGTAAGTCGTCGAATTATGGTGGAGAAGACGTAGACATTTTCGCTCCGTTCAGTGTCTTCATCGGACCCGATCCGGATCATCCATTGAATGCTGCGCGAGTGGAACGCGGCACCAGCCTCTCCTCCCCGTATGCCGCAGGGGTCGCCGCACTGATCTGGGCAGCCGATCCTTCACTCAGTGCGAACGAGGTCGAGCGAATCCTGTTAACCACGGCGCACCGGAGCCCCGACCGGCAGGTCCGCCGATACGTGAACGCCTTCGCCGCTGTGCAGCAAGTCCTTGGTCCCTTCCCCATGAATCGGCCACCCGTGGTCACCATTAAGAGTCCTCTTGCGGGGGCAGGGGTGCAACCAGATCAACCCGTGCTGTTGAGCGGGAGTGCAGTCGATCCGGAAGGTGCAGGAGTGGTGAGTTACGCTTGGGAAGTGACGTTCAAAGACATGAGTGGCCAGAGTGTCACCAAGTGGGTTGGTCAGGACCCGGAAATGATGTGGGTTCCGCAGTCGACCCTTCCCATCCCTAGAGGCTGCCAAGGACGTTAG
- a CDS encoding IS5 family transposase produces the protein MTRRGYPSDVDDDTYLFLLPYLLLSPEDARQRKYSIREVLNALLWVARTGAQWAYLPHDFPPAETVCQQAHRWFEAGCFENAAHDLRVLSRVERSRNGEPTAIIIDSRTLQSTPESGHRAGFDGAKKRKGTKVHLAVDTLGHLLAVLTTPAHEQDRAQVKDLCLEVQEATGVNVEVAFVDQGYTGEQTARQATEAGVELVVVKRPEATKGFILLPRRWVVERSFAWLSRFRRLGRDLERLPSTLVGFHFLAACVLLCHNLKPLFA, from the coding sequence GTGACCCGGCGAGGCTATCCCAGCGACGTGGACGACGACACGTATCTCTTCCTGCTTCCGTACCTGCTGCTCAGTCCCGAGGATGCAAGGCAGCGGAAATACAGCATCCGAGAGGTTTTGAATGCCCTGCTGTGGGTGGCCCGCACCGGGGCACAGTGGGCCTACCTCCCCCACGATTTTCCCCCAGCGGAGACGGTGTGCCAACAGGCGCACCGCTGGTTTGAGGCCGGGTGCTTCGAAAACGCCGCCCACGACCTGCGGGTGCTCTCCCGCGTCGAGCGGTCCAGAAACGGGGAGCCGACGGCCATCATCATCGACAGCCGCACGCTGCAAAGCACGCCCGAGAGCGGCCACCGCGCGGGGTTTGATGGCGCGAAAAAGCGCAAGGGCACCAAGGTGCATCTGGCCGTAGACACCCTGGGTCATCTCCTGGCGGTGTTGACGACCCCGGCCCATGAGCAGGACAGGGCACAGGTCAAAGACCTGTGCCTGGAGGTGCAGGAAGCCACCGGCGTGAACGTTGAGGTGGCGTTCGTGGATCAGGGCTATACGGGAGAGCAGACCGCCCGACAGGCCACTGAGGCGGGCGTGGAGCTGGTGGTGGTCAAACGCCCGGAGGCGACCAAGGGCTTTATCCTGCTGCCACGCCGTTGGGTGGTGGAACGCTCCTTTGCATGGTTGTCACGGTTCCGACGGCTGGGACGCGATTTGGAGCGTTTGCCGTCCACGCTGGTCGGATTCCATTTCCTGGCCGCCTGCGTTCTGCTCTGTCACAACCTCAAGCCTCTTTTTGCCTAA
- a CDS encoding helix-turn-helix domain-containing protein — protein MVRWKLQGTMDAHNITRYALQKESGVAMNTLRAMYEGSTQRPDLEVLDLIIKALRKITGKDLGLLDVLEWAQDG, from the coding sequence ATGGTGAGATGGAAGTTGCAAGGCACCATGGACGCGCACAACATCACGCGCTACGCACTCCAGAAGGAGTCCGGTGTCGCGATGAACACGCTGCGGGCCATGTACGAGGGCAGTACACAGCGCCCGGACCTGGAGGTCCTCGACCTGATCATCAAGGCGCTCCGCAAGATTACCGGCAAGGACCTGGGGTTGTTGGACGTTCTGGAGTGGGCACAGGATGGCTGA